In Mycobacterium branderi, the DNA window GCCGACGGGTCGGTCGACATCGTGATCGGCACGCACCGGCTGCTGCAGACCGGGGTGCGCTGGAAGGACCTCGGCCTGGTGGTCGTCGACGAGGAGCAGCGGTTCGGCGTCGAGCACAAGGAGCACATCAAGAGCCTGCGCACGCACGTCGACGTGCTGACCATGAGCGCCACCCCGATCCCGCGCACGCTGGAGATGAGCCTGGCCGGCATCCGGGAGATGTCGACGATCCTGACCCCGCCCGAGGAGCGCTACCCGGTGCTGACCTATGTGGGCCCGCACGACGACAAGCAGATCGCCGCCGCGTTGCGCCGCGAGCTGCTGCGCGAGGGCCAGGCGTTCTACGTGCACAACCGGGTCAGCTCGATCGACGCCGCCGCCGCGCGGGTGCGCGAACTGGTGCCGGAGGCTCGCGTCGTTGTCGCGCACGGCCAGATGAACGAGGACGTGCTGGAACGCACCGTGCAGGGGTTCTGGAACCGCGAATACGACATCTTGGTGTGCACGACGATCGTGGAGACGGGCCTGGACATTTCGAACGCCAACACGCTGATCGTCGAGCGGGCCGACACGTTCGGGCTCTCCCAGCTGCACCAGCTGCGGGGCCGGGTCGGCCGCAGCCGCGAGCGCGGCTACGCCTACTTCCTGTATCCACAGCATGCGCCGCTGACCGAAACCGCCTACGACCGGCTGGCCACGATCGCGCAGAACAACGAGCTGGGCGCGGGCATGGCGGTGGCGATGAAGGATCTGGAGATCCGGGGCGCCGGCAACGTCTTGGGCGTCGAGCAATCCGGGCACGTGGCCGGGGTGGGCTTCGACCTGTATGTGCGGCTGGTAGGTGAGGCCGTCGAGGCGTACCGGGCGGCCGCCGACGGCCAAACCGTCACCAGCCCCGAGGAGCCCAAGGAAGTGCGGATCGATCTGCCGGTCGATGCGCACCTGCCGCCCGACTACATCCCCAGCGACCGGCTGCGGCTCGAGGGGTACCGGCGGCTGGCCGCGGCGGGCTCCGACGACGAGATCGCCGCGGTCGTGGAAGAGCTCACCGACCGTTACGGCGCTCTGCCCGAGCCGGCGCAGCGGCTGGTGGCGGTGGCCCGGTTGCGGTTGCTGTGTCGTGGAGTGGGTATCACCGAGGTGTCGGCGCCGTCGGAGGCGACGGTGCGGCTGGCTCCGATGGCACTGCCCGATTCCGCCCAGGTGCGGCTGGCGCGGCTCTATCCAGGCGCGCGATATCGCGCGACGACGGCGACGGTCCAGGTTCCGATCCCGCGGGCCGGCGGGGTCGGCGCGCCCCGAATCCGCGATCTCGAACTGGTCCAGATGGTCGCGGATCTGGTTTCGGCGCTGGACGGGAACCCGGTTGGTATAACGAAGGCCGTGGCGAGCGAGCAGGCCCGATGACGGTCGTCCTGGTCGATCCGCGCCGGCCGTCGCTGATTCCGGTGGAAGCCATCGAGTTGCTGATGGGCGAGGTGCAATACACCGAGGAGATGCCGGTCGCGGTGCCATGGACGCTGCCGGCGGCGCGGCCGGCCCACACCGGCGACGACGCTCCGGTGTTGCTGTCGTCGGACCCGGAGCATCCGGCGGTCACTGCGCGGCTGGCCGCAGGTGAGCGAGTGATCTCGGCGCCCGACCCGCAGCGCGGCGAGCGGCTGATCGATGCGGTCGCGATGATGGACAAACTGCGGACCGCCGGGCCATGGGAGAGCGAGCAAACACACGACTCGCTGCGACGGTTTCTGTTGGAGGAGACCTACGAGCTCTTCGACGCGGTGCGTGGCGGCAACGCGGACGAACTGCGGGAGGAACTCGGCGATGTGTTGCTGCAGGTGCTCTTTCACGCCCGCATCGCCGAGGATGCCCCGCAGCATCCGTTCACCATCGACGACGTAGCCGAAACCCTACTGCGCAAACTCGGCAACCGCGTCCCGGGAGTCCTTGCTGGAGAAGAGCTTTCGCTGGACGAGCAGCTGGCCCAGTGGGAAGAGCGCAAAGCTGCGGAGAAGCCACGGAATTCGGTGATGGACAACGTGCCCACCGCGCAGCCGGCTTTGGCGCTGGCGCAGAAGGCCGTCCAACGAGCCACCCGGGCCGGGGTCCCCGTCGACCTGATTCCGCCCGAGATCACCACGATCACGATCAGCGCGGACGTCGACGCCGAAAATACTTTGCGCACTGCGGTTTTAGAATTCATGGACGACGTTCGCTATACCGAGAAGGCGATCGCCGCCGGGCGCCGCGGAGACGACGTTCCAGAGGAGCTCGACGTCGCTCCGCTGGGGACAGTCTCCGCCGAGGAGTGGCGTACCTATTGGCCCCCCGCGGTTGGCGATGTTCAGACTGAGGTCGTTGGCGACGAGGCTGAGACCGAAACACACGGCAGCACAGGGGAATTCATCACGACCGAGGGTGAAAGTCCCGATGCAAATTCATCGGACGAGTCGGACTAGGTCACTCGGCACGTCACCTCATACACCGTGAGCGTGTGAAACGGTGGCAGAAAACTTTCCCGGCACTCCATCGCCACACGTCGATAGGCCGACTTGTCCTAACCCGGTATCTGTGGTGATTGAGTTTACTGATATCGGCCCTTTCACCGGATCGCATTGCGCCGGCGGGTTGCGGGGAAGATTGTTGCCGGTGCAAGCGGCGGGTGTCGTGAGCGAATTACGCTGTGCCACAACCTGTTGGACAGCCGGCCTAGTTGGTGGGTGGTGGTTGGGGTTGGAAGGGGTCGTACCACCACCAGTCGGCGCCTTCGCCGAGCGGCCCGGACCAGGGTGGGACATCGGGTGGGGGATGCTTGGGTGGGCGCGCCAGTGATGCGGAGCTCAGTTGTTGGCCGTCGCTGTCGGTGACGATCAGCTTGTCGGCGGTTCCGGTGATGGTGATGTCGCCTTCCAGGCCATCAACGCCGCCAGCGAGCGCACACCGGTCATCCCCCACAACTCGTCACGCTCCATCTCCGCGGCAATCTGCACCAGGCGCGCATCAATGGCATTGCGCTGACCGGCCAACTCCGCCAACTCCTCAAACAACACCTCAAGCCGATCGACAGGCCTCCACCCCACAGCAGGCGAAGCACTGGTCAACGACATACCCGCATCATCGCACCCGGGTCCGACAAGTTTCGGCCCGCAGATCCGGGCCAGGTCGGCTGAGGACCGTCGCCGAGGGGGAGTGGCGTATCTATGGGGCCACCCGCGGTCGGTGATGTCCAGGTCGAGGCTGTGACGGCGAGACTGCGAGCGAAACGCGGTACGGCACAGGGAAATTCATCGCGGCGGACGTTGAAAGCCCCGAAATTGACTAGGGCGCGCAGGCGCGCCGTCGTGGTCACACGTGGGGCAGCCAGCCAGACCACGATGGCGACAACACGAATCCTCGTCCCTGAGGGTCTTTGCACGCGGTCATCTTTTTGTCGTCCACCCCGCAGGTCACCCCATACACTGTCAGTTTGTGAAATGGAGGCAAAACCTTGTTCGTCTTGCCAAATGAATTGTCATTGCATGATGAGCCACTGGTTTTCGACAGTCCACTTTGTGTACTAATCGTATTCACTGGGTATATGCGTTTCGCGGGGTCGCACTTTGGTGCAGGTATGGCGGGAAGGTTATTACCCGTACAGATCGCCGCTGGGAGTTGGTCGAAACTGCACTGGATGCCGTCGGGAGTGTTGAAGTAGTAGCCGGTGAGCTTGTTGGGCCGTCCGGGATTGTCGAGCTGCTGCGCGTAGTCGTCAGGTTTGACCGACGCATAGCTACTCATATCGGGGAATTTGGGTGGCCCAGATGGCTCAGCGTTGGCTGCGCATGCCGAGATCAGCCCTGCCATCAGCACCGGTAGTGCCGCTACAAGGCGGATGGTTATGCCCATGCTGTCATGGTAAATACCATCGTTCACCGCTACCCGGGTTTCACGTTAGCGCGGATGTCCTGTACGTCGTAGTGCACTGGCCCACCCTGCGGCTCGTACCACTGGCTGCCGAAGATTCCGAGATTATCGAGGGTGGACCCAGGCAAGATGTATCCGCCGTAGGGCGCGGGCACAAAATTCGGCGCATTGGGGTCATTACTCATCACGACAGTTTTTGGTGAGGTATCCGGATTCAGGACCTGCGTTGGGTTGTCGCCGACGTGTACCTCGACAGTGGGAATTTTCGTAGAGTCGTTGTTCAGATTGGTCCCGGAGAGAACGGGTTTACCGTCGACTTCGCGGAAACTCAACTCCCCCCAGTGCTGACCGGGTGGTGTGATTGTTGTGGTGGCCGGTTGTCCGGCGGGGCCCCAGGTGTTGTTGCCGTTGTAAGGCTCCCATTGGCCGCGGTTCCACACTTGGTCGGGATCGACCCGATACATGGTGACGCCTTGGCTGCGGTCGAAGGCGTCGGCGGCGATGTAGACCTTGCCATCGCTGGCTTGATAGCCGCTGATCTGCGTGGGTGGGATAGGACCCTTGCCGGGATCAGCGTTCGGACTCCACGGCCGGTAGCTTCCGTCGACAGGACGCCAACCGCCAGCGGGGTCGTTGGTGACTTTCACCAGCCAGGAGCCGCCTTTGGGGTTGAGACCCTCGTTGGTGTTGGTGCCCACGACCATCATGTAGGTGTCTTTGCCGATCGTGATGCTCCCCGCCGGCAAGGCGTTGTTGGCTCCCGCTCGCTTGGCTTCTTCCGGAAGGGGGAATAACACGTTCTTCCCGTCCGGTCCGGTCAAGGGCGGTCCGAAGTGGGGGCGTCCTTTGGCGTCGAAAGTCACCGGCACCGCCACCGAGGGATAGTGCGTATTCGTGGGATCGGTGGGAGGACCGACTTGAGGTTTGCCGTATGAGTCCCCGAAGATCGCCACCTTTTTCCCGTTGGGCAGCGTAATGACCTCGCCGAGATCAGCTGCCTTTATTCCGGGGATGCCGGGTTTGCCGTCGGTGCCGGCGACCGGACCCCGGTTGCGCACCTCACCTGGTGCCAGGGGTCCATCGTTGGACACACCGAGCAAGTCCTCCAGCGAGGAGGCTGTGTGGACCGGACCCGGAAGGCCGGACGCCTTGGCGATCGCCCGAGCCACCTCGTCATCCACCGCGTCACCTTCATCGAGGACATCGGCGATGCGTGGCTCCACGTCTGCGACCTTCTGGGCAACCTCGGCTTTCGCTTCATCATCGAGGTAGTCGTAGCTGGGCGGAGGTGTCACCGTGTTGGTGCGGGTGTCCACGTCAACGGCGGGCTGCTCGGCGGCATAGTTGAGGACATCTTTGACCTTGTTCGCCAGAGCCCTCGGCATGCTGGTGGGCATTGTCCAGATCCGCAGCGCCTTGGCCTATCCGCTCCGCATGGTCGTCATGGTCGCCGATCGTCGCCCACATCGACGCGCGGGCGGTGTCACCCGCTTCGCCTTCCCATGTCGAGGCATTCACTACCCCTCGCAGGAACTCCGCTGAGTTGGCATGGTTGGACGCCGCATCATGGGCGGCTTTAGCCAGATCGCCGATTTCAGGAACCCAGTCCAGCAGTTCCTGCAACGTCATCGACACGGATCCACCTCACAGCGCGGACCCGGCGTCCTCGATCTGGTCAGCACCACGGTCATCGGCTTGGATGTACCTGTCGGCCGCTTCGCGGTGCCCGTCGGCGTGAAGGATGTGGCGTTCCTTGAAGCGAGTGCCGGAGTTGGCCCACTCGTCCAGCATCTGCGGCAACGCCGCGCGCGCCGCACCCGAGCCGATCGACACCTGAGACGCCCGCGAATGTGCTTGCTGATGTGCTGCCGAGAATTCATCAGCGTGTGCCTCCAGCTGCGTCGCGGTCAGGTGCAGCTCGGTTGGGTCGACCCGTAACTCAGCCACGCTGGCGTCCCTCTCGCCGGACACACGACTCCTGCGAGGAATTTTACCGTCGTCGCTGGTGGTGCATATGCACCAAATCACTACGGCGACCCTGGCGCTCTGCCATCGACACCGAGCCCGGCCGCGGTTGGTGGAGCTGGTCGATGCCCCGTTGGCTGCGTCTACCGACTGCTATGCGCCCACCTACCTCAACGGTTCCCGTCAATGCTGAGACACTCGAGGTCTATCGTACGCGCCTTCAATGAAATCCACTGCCGCACAACGGTTATCGGATGCTTTCCCGGCGAGACTCGTTGTATCAGCGTCACGTGGGTAGTACTCGAGCGTGCATCCGGCGGCTGGCGCGGATGGACGATGACTTCGGTTGGATTGCGCTCTCAGCCGAATCCACTAGCAGCACCGCCGGAAATGTCGGCCCCACCGCATAACCTCACGAAGCCTCCGGCCATCGATTTGTGCCGGACTCCGGATGACACCAATGGCCACCACGGCCGTAAGGAGGGCTCCATGAAGTTCATTTCGACCCGCATCATCACGGCCGACGTCAATCGGCTTGTCGAGTTCTATGAGATGGTCACCGAAATCTCCGCGGTGTGGGGAAACGAGCTGTTCGCTGAGATTCCGACGCCGGTTGGCACGCTGGCCATCGGTAGTGACAAGACCGTCCCGCTGTTCGGAGAAGGATCCGCCGAACCCGCAGCCAACCGCAGTGCGATTGTGGAGTTCATCGTCGAGGACGTGGATGCCGAGTACGAGCGACTTCGCGGACGGGTGGGCGAAGTGGTGACGGAGCCGACAACTATGCCGTGGGGGAACCGCGCGCTGTTATTTCGCGACCCCGACGGGAATCTCGTCAACCTGTTCACTCCGGTCACGGAGGAGGCTCGGGTCAAGTTCGGACTTTGACGATCGGCGAGCAGTTCTGAGCTTGGCGCAGGTCACGAGATCGACACTCCGCTGGCCCGGTCTGCCAGCCATAACCAGTCCGCATTCGGCCTGGACAACCGGGATGCAGCGCGCCGACGCCAGCCGCGACGCAAAGGCCCGGTCGTCTCCCGTGGGACCATGGTCGAAGGAAACATGGTCCAGGGGAGTATCAAGGGAGTTTCGTGTCGCCGGTGCGTTGGCTGCGGGCGGTTGCCGTCGTGGGGGCGACGGCGCTGCTGCTGGCATCGAGTTGCACCTGGCAGTTGGGCACACCGATTCCCAAGGGGGTGCCGCCGCCGGCGGGCGATCCGGTGCCGGCCGTGGACACCCACGCCAAAGGCCGGCCTGCCGATCAGCTCTACGAGTGGGCGGCCGAGCGCGCGTCGCGGCTGGAAATCCCGGTCGTCGCGCTCGAGGCCTACGCCTATGCGGCGCGGGTCGCCGAAGTCGAGAACCCCAACTGCCACATGTCGTGGACGACACTGGCCGGCATCGGTGAGATCGAGAGCCATCACGGCACCTATCGCCACGCGACGGTGGCGCCCAACGGCGATGTGCGTCCGCCGATCCGAGGCGTGCGCCTCGACGGCAGTGGCGGCACGTTGCATATCGTCGACAGTGAGGCCGGCGGCCTCGCCGACGACGACGGCACCGTTCGGGCCATGGGCCCCATGCAGTTCATTCCGGAAACCTGGCGCCTGTACGGGGTCGACGCCAACAACGACGGAATAGTCAGCGTCGACAACATCGACGACGCCGCCCTGTCTGCGGCCGGTTATTTATGTTGGCGCGGAAAGGATCTCGCCACACCGCGAGGGTGGATCACGGCGCTGCGGGCCTACAACAACTCTGACCAGTACGCCCGTGCGGTGCGCGATTGGGCCACCGCCTACGCGTCCGGCCGCCCCCTTTAGGCTCATGGTCGAGTCAGCTAGCAACGCAAGGAGAACCCAGTGCCCATAATCGAGCAGGTCGGGGCCCGCGAGATCCTCGATTCCCGCGGCAATCCGACTGTCGAGGTCGAGGTGGCCCTGATCGACGGGACATTCGCGCGGACAGCGGTGCCTTCCGGCGCGTCCACCGGCGAGCACGAGGCCGTGGAACTGCGCGACGGCGGCGACCGCTACGGCGGCAAGGGAGTGAAGAAGGCCGTGCAGGTGGTGCTCGACGAGATCGCCCCGGCCGTCATCGGGCTCAACGCCGACGACCAGCGGCTCGTCGACCAGGCCCTGGTGGACCTCGACGGCACCCCGGACAAGTCCCGGCTGGGCGCGAACGCGATCCTCGGTGTCTCGCTGGCCGTCGCCAAGGCGGCCGCCGACTCGGCGGAGTTGCCGCTGTTCCGCTACCTCGGCGGACCCAACGCGCACATCCTGCCGGTGCCGATGATGAACATCCTCAACGGCGGCGCGCACGCCGACACCGGCGTGGACATCCAGGAGTTCATGGTGGCCCCGATCGGCGCCCCGAGCTTCTCCGAGGCGCTGCGCTGGGGCGCAGAGGTCTACCACGCGCTCAAGGCGGAGCTGAAGAAGCAGGGCTTGTCCACCGGCTTGGGCGACGAGGGCGGCTTCGCCCCCGACGTGCCGGGCACCAAGGCGGCGCTGGACGTGATCAGCCTGGCGATCGAATCCGCGGGTTTCAAGCTCGGCGCCGACGTGGCACTGGCGCTCGACGCCGCCGCCACCGAGTTCTACGCCGACGGCACCGGCTACAACTTCGAGAACAACACCCGCAGCGCTGATGAGATGACCCGCTTCTACGCCGAGCTGCTCGACTCGTATCCGCTTGTGTCCATTGAGGATCCACTGTCCGAAGACGACTGGGACGGTTGGGTTGCGCTGACGACGGCGATCGGGGACCGGGTGCAGATTGTCGGCGACGACCTGTTCGTCACCAATCCCGAACGGCTGGAAGAGGGTATCGACAAAGGCGCGGCAAATGCGTTGCTGGTCAAGGTCAATCAGATCGGGACGTTGACCGAGACGCTGGACGCGGTGGTGCTGGCCCATCACAGCGGCTACCGCACGATGATGAGCCACCGCAGCGGCGAGACCGAGGACACCACGATCGCCGACCTGGCGGTGGCCGTCGGGTGCGGACAGATCAAGACCGGCGCGCCGGCGCGCAGCGAGCGGGTCGCCAAGTACAACCAATTGCTGCGCATCGAGGAAGCGCTCGGCGACGCCGCCCGCTACGCCGGCGACCTGGCATTCCCCCGATACGGCTTGGAAGCCAAGTAGCCGGCCGCTATGCCCGAAGCCAAACGGCCCGACCCCAAGCGGCGCTCACCGGCGCCGCGACCGGGTAAGGCCGGCGCTTCGGGCCAGGGCCGTCCACGTAAGTCGGCAGCCGGCCGTCGGGGCCCCAACGGGTCACGCGCCGCCCCCGAGCCCGCCGAACGACCGATCGTTGCGGCCGCCCAGGAAAAAGCCGAGGAGCGTTCCGAGCAGCGGCTGGGGCTGACCGCGCGCCGGGCCGCGATCCTCGCGGCAGTCGTCTGCGTGCTGACGCTGACCATCGCCGGGCCGGTGCGCACGTATTTCGCGCAGCGCACCGAGATGAAACAGCTGGCGGCGTCGGAAGCCGCGCTGCGGCGCCAGATCGCGGATCTCGAGCAGCAGAAGGCCAAGCTCGCCGATCCCGCTTACATTGCGGCGCAAGCCCGCGAGCGTCTCGGTTTCGTCATGCCCGGCGAGGTTCCCTATCAGGTGCAGCTGCCGCCGTCCGCGGCTGTGCCCACGCAGCCGGGCGCGCAAGGCCCGACCGCCGCGTCGGGGGATCCGTGGTATACGGCGTTGTGGCACACCATCGCCGACACCCCGCACGGGCCGCCGTCGCAGGCGCCGCCCGCGCCGCCGAGCCCCCCGCCGCCCGGTGGTTGACCGTGCCGACCTCGACGCGGTGGCGCGCCAGCTCGGCCGCGAACCGCGGGGAGTGCTCGAGATCGCGTACCGCTGTCCCAACGGTGAACCCGGTGTGGTGAAGACGGCGCCGAAACTCCCTGACGGCACACCGTTTCCGACGTTGTACTACCTGACCCATCCGGTGCTGACCGCCGCCGCGAGCCGGCTGGAGTCGTCGGGAATGATGCGGGAAATGACCGAGCGGCTGCGCCACGACCCCGATCTGGCGGCGGCGTACCGACGGGCCCACGATTCGTATCTGGCCGAGCGTGATGCGATCGAGCCGCTGGGCACCTCGTTTTCCGCCGGCGGCATGCCCGACCGGGTCAAATGCCTGCACGTGCTGATCGCGCACTCGCTGGCCAAGGGCCGCGGGGTGAATCCGCTCGGCGACGAGGCGCTGGCGGTGCTGGCCGACGAGCCGGCGATGGCCGGGATCCTGGTGGCGGAGCAGTGGCGATGACCCGGGTTGCGGCAATTGACTGCGGTACCAACTCGATTCGGCTGCTGATCGCTGAGCAGGTCGGCGCGCACCTGCGCGACGTGCATCGCGAGATGCGCATCGTGCGGCTGGGCCAAGGGGTCGACGCAACCGGCCGGTTCGCGCCCGACGCGCTGGAACGGACCCGCGCCGCGCTCGTCGACTACGCCGCGCTGTGCACCAAGCACGGCGCCGAGCGGGTGCGGATGGTCGCCACGTCGGCTGCCCGCGACGCCGCCAACCGCGACGTCTTTTTCGCGATGACCACTGAGGTGCTGGGTGTGAGCGCCGAAGTGATCAGCGGCGCCGAGGAAGCCGAGCTGTCCTTCCGCGGAGCCGTGGACGAATTGAATTCGGCCGGAGCGCCTTTCGTGGTGGTCGACCTCGGCGGCGGCTCCACGGAGATCGTGCTGGGCACCGACCGGGTAACCGCGAGCCATTCGGCGGACATCGGCTGCGTGCGGGTGACCGAACGCTGCCTGCACAGCGACCCGCCAACCCCCGACCAGGTAGCCGCCGCCCGTGAGTTGGTCCGCGAGCGGCTCGGCGAGGCGCTGCACGCCGTGCCTGTGCAGTCAGCCCGCACGTGGGTCGGCGTGGCCGGCACCATGACGACGCTGGCCGCGCTCGCCCATCGGATGACCACGTATGACTCTGCGGCCATTCATCTTTCGCGTGTCGGCATCGACCGGCTGCTGCAGGTATGCGACGGGTTGATCGCGATGACCCGCGCGCAGCGCGCCGCGTTGGGGCCGATGCACGAGGGCCGCGCCGACGTGATCGGGGCCGGGGCGATCGTGGTGGAGGAGTTGGCGTTGGCGCTGCGCGACCGTGCCGGCATCGAGGAGTTAGTCGTCAGCGAGCACGACATACTCGACGGGATCGCGCTCTCGCTATCGGGCCGGGTTGCGTAGCGCGTGCGGGGGGACGGTGGACGCCGCGAGTGATGGTGCATCGATGGTACGTGGCCGGTACCGAAGTGTGGGCAATCGACTTCTCATGACGCCGACCGGGTCGGCGAGGGGACCGGCGATGCCGGACAAGAAGGCCCACTCGTGCTCGTCGCTGCCGAAATACACGACACTGTGGAACGTTTCGGTGAAGTGCTGCCACGATCGATTCAAACCGTCGTTGCGCCAGATGGTGGGGCAGCCCGCCTGGCTCACGACGACGCCGCCGAT includes these proteins:
- a CDS encoding type VII secretion target, giving the protein MAELRVDPTELHLTATQLEAHADEFSAAHQQAHSRASQVSIGSGAARAALPQMLDEWANSGTRFKERHILHADGHREAADRYIQADDRGADQIEDAGSAL
- a CDS encoding DUF501 domain-containing protein translates to MVDRADLDAVARQLGREPRGVLEIAYRCPNGEPGVVKTAPKLPDGTPFPTLYYLTHPVLTAAASRLESSGMMREMTERLRHDPDLAAAYRRAHDSYLAERDAIEPLGTSFSAGGMPDRVKCLHVLIAHSLAKGRGVNPLGDEALAVLADEPAMAGILVAEQWR
- a CDS encoding nucleoside triphosphate pyrophosphohydrolase codes for the protein MTVVLVDPRRPSLIPVEAIELLMGEVQYTEEMPVAVPWTLPAARPAHTGDDAPVLLSSDPEHPAVTARLAAGERVISAPDPQRGERLIDAVAMMDKLRTAGPWESEQTHDSLRRFLLEETYELFDAVRGGNADELREELGDVLLQVLFHARIAEDAPQHPFTIDDVAETLLRKLGNRVPGVLAGEELSLDEQLAQWEERKAAEKPRNSVMDNVPTAQPALALAQKAVQRATRAGVPVDLIPPEITTITISADVDAENTLRTAVLEFMDDVRYTEKAIAAGRRGDDVPEELDVAPLGTVSAEEWRTYWPPAVGDVQTEVVGDEAETETHGSTGEFITTEGESPDANSSDESD
- a CDS encoding Ppx/GppA phosphatase family protein — encoded protein: MAMTRVAAIDCGTNSIRLLIAEQVGAHLRDVHREMRIVRLGQGVDATGRFAPDALERTRAALVDYAALCTKHGAERVRMVATSAARDAANRDVFFAMTTEVLGVSAEVISGAEEAELSFRGAVDELNSAGAPFVVVDLGGGSTEIVLGTDRVTASHSADIGCVRVTERCLHSDPPTPDQVAAARELVRERLGEALHAVPVQSARTWVGVAGTMTTLAALAHRMTTYDSAAIHLSRVGIDRLLQVCDGLIAMTRAQRAALGPMHEGRADVIGAGAIVVEELALALRDRAGIEELVVSEHDILDGIALSLSGRVA
- a CDS encoding FtsB family cell division protein, whose product is MPEAKRPDPKRRSPAPRPGKAGASGQGRPRKSAAGRRGPNGSRAAPEPAERPIVAAAQEKAEERSEQRLGLTARRAAILAAVVCVLTLTIAGPVRTYFAQRTEMKQLAASEAALRRQIADLEQQKAKLADPAYIAAQARERLGFVMPGEVPYQVQLPPSAAVPTQPGAQGPTAASGDPWYTALWHTIADTPHGPPSQAPPAPPSPPPPGG
- a CDS encoding VOC family protein encodes the protein MKFISTRIITADVNRLVEFYEMVTEISAVWGNELFAEIPTPVGTLAIGSDKTVPLFGEGSAEPAANRSAIVEFIVEDVDAEYERLRGRVGEVVTEPTTMPWGNRALLFRDPDGNLVNLFTPVTEEARVKFGL
- a CDS encoding lytic transglycosylase domain-containing protein, with product MSPVRWLRAVAVVGATALLLASSCTWQLGTPIPKGVPPPAGDPVPAVDTHAKGRPADQLYEWAAERASRLEIPVVALEAYAYAARVAEVENPNCHMSWTTLAGIGEIESHHGTYRHATVAPNGDVRPPIRGVRLDGSGGTLHIVDSEAGGLADDDGTVRAMGPMQFIPETWRLYGVDANNDGIVSVDNIDDAALSAAGYLCWRGKDLATPRGWITALRAYNNSDQYARAVRDWATAYASGRPL
- the eno gene encoding phosphopyruvate hydratase, which produces MPIIEQVGAREILDSRGNPTVEVEVALIDGTFARTAVPSGASTGEHEAVELRDGGDRYGGKGVKKAVQVVLDEIAPAVIGLNADDQRLVDQALVDLDGTPDKSRLGANAILGVSLAVAKAAADSAELPLFRYLGGPNAHILPVPMMNILNGGAHADTGVDIQEFMVAPIGAPSFSEALRWGAEVYHALKAELKKQGLSTGLGDEGGFAPDVPGTKAALDVISLAIESAGFKLGADVALALDAAATEFYADGTGYNFENNTRSADEMTRFYAELLDSYPLVSIEDPLSEDDWDGWVALTTAIGDRVQIVGDDLFVTNPERLEEGIDKGAANALLVKVNQIGTLTETLDAVVLAHHSGYRTMMSHRSGETEDTTIADLAVAVGCGQIKTGAPARSERVAKYNQLLRIEEALGDAARYAGDLAFPRYGLEAK
- a CDS encoding DUF4185 domain-containing protein, with the protein product MPRALANKVKDVLNYAAEQPAVDVDTRTNTVTPPPSYDYLDDEAKAEVAQKVADVEPRIADVLDEGDAVDDEVARAIAKASGLPGPVHTASSLEDLLGVSNDGPLAPGEVRNRGPVAGTDGKPGIPGIKAADLGEVITLPNGKKVAIFGDSYGKPQVGPPTDPTNTHYPSVAVPVTFDAKGRPHFGPPLTGPDGKNVLFPLPEEAKRAGANNALPAGSITIGKDTYMMVVGTNTNEGLNPKGGSWLVKVTNDPAGGWRPVDGSYRPWSPNADPGKGPIPPTQISGYQASDGKVYIAADAFDRSQGVTMYRVDPDQVWNRGQWEPYNGNNTWGPAGQPATTTITPPGQHWGELSFREVDGKPVLSGTNLNNDSTKIPTVEVHVGDNPTQVLNPDTSPKTVVMSNDPNAPNFVPAPYGGYILPGSTLDNLGIFGSQWYEPQGGPVHYDVQDIRANVKPG